CTCGAACGTCCGGAGGTCGTCGTCGAGAATCGACAGCGCCGACTCCGGCGTGAACCCGCGCCCGATCGCCCGCACGATGTCGGGGGCGAGCATCCCGCTCACGGGGTCGCCCACGTCGTCGATCGCGACCGAGCCGCTCTCGGAGTCGATGTCGAGACGCACTTCGGCCCGTCGCTCGATCTCGCGCATCGTCTCCCCGCCCTCGCCGATGAGGACGCCGATGCGGTCCTGCGGTACCTTCACGTGCTTCATACGCTGCATACCCAACGGAGCGGTTTAAGAGTTTGTTCGTCGAGCGGCCCCACGGCGCGCGGTTCGCACCGGCTAGGCCGCCGGACCCGAATCGTCCGCGTCACCAGTCTCGTCGGAACCGTCGGAGCCGTCGCGGTCACCGGCGTCGGCGGGACCGTCGGGCGTCCCGCTCGGGTCCGCCTCGACGGACGTGACGAACTCGAACAGGTCGTCGGCGGTCACGTCGAGGCCCTGCCGGCCGAAGAACGCGGCGACGTTCCGGCAGTCGCGCCGCAGGAACTCCTCGGCGTTCGGATGGTGGACGGTCACCGCCTGTCCGAGGTCGATCACGACGAGTTCCCCCTCGTGGATGATCATATTGTACTCCGAGAGGTCGCCGTGGACGAGACCGGCGGCGTGGAGCCGTCGCATATATTCTGAGACGACTTCGTACGCCGTCTCGGGGTTCTCGACGTCGACCTCGGCCAGCCGCCGCGCCCGCTCCTCGACGAGGCCGACGAGTTCCATCACGAGGACGTTCCGCTCGACAGCGATCGGTTCCGGAACGCGGACGCCCGCCTGCCGGGCCCGCGAGAGGTTCGCGAACTCCTTCTGGGTCCAGGCGAGCACGACCTGTTTCTTGTCGCTGCCGATCCCCTCGAAGCGCGGGTCGCCCTCGAGATACTCCCGCATCTGCCGGAAGTTCGAGGCGTTGATCCGGTAAATCTTCACCGCGACGTCCCGCTCGGCGCCGTCGTCGCTGCCGAGCGCCTCGTAGACGTTCGCCTCCTTCCCGGTCGATATCGGCCCGCCGAAGGCGTCGATGTGTCCGTCCTGGACGAGTTTGTAGATCGCCGCGAACGTGGCGTCGTCGAAGACCGACTGCTCGACCTTGAACTGGTCGGCGTCCTTCAGTCGCTTGCGGAAGTCGTCGAACTCCCGATCCCGACGCCTGGCGATCCGGTCGGCCTCGGTGTCGGTGACGTCGATCTCCTCCCACTCGTCGCCCGGGGCGTCGGCCTCCTCCGGTGCCAAAAAGCCGTACTCGTCGGAGTCAGTCACTGAATGTGTCCTTCCTCACGGAGTTGCTCCGCCTCCGATTTCTCGTAGCGCCAGGTGATGTCGCCCTTCTCGTCCTGCCAGTCCCACGGTTCGACGAGGACCACGTCGTCCTCGCGGATCCAGATCCGCTTTTGCATCCGACCGGGGATCCGTGCGGTGCGCTCGACGCCGTCGGCGCACCGGACCTTCACGCGGTTCGCTCCGAGCATATCCGTGACGACGG
This portion of the Halobellus litoreus genome encodes:
- the rio1 gene encoding serine/threonine-protein kinase Rio1, producing the protein MTDSDEYGFLAPEEADAPGDEWEEIDVTDTEADRIARRRDREFDDFRKRLKDADQFKVEQSVFDDATFAAIYKLVQDGHIDAFGGPISTGKEANVYEALGSDDGAERDVAVKIYRINASNFRQMREYLEGDPRFEGIGSDKKQVVLAWTQKEFANLSRARQAGVRVPEPIAVERNVLVMELVGLVEERARRLAEVDVENPETAYEVVSEYMRRLHAAGLVHGDLSEYNMIIHEGELVVIDLGQAVTVHHPNAEEFLRRDCRNVAAFFGRQGLDVTADDLFEFVTSVEADPSGTPDGPADAGDRDGSDGSDETGDADDSGPAA
- the eif1A gene encoding translation initiation factor eIF-1A, whose amino-acid sequence is MSDDENGGRRDLRMPDDDEVFAVVTDMLGANRVKVRCADGVERTARIPGRMQKRIWIREDDVVLVEPWDWQDEKGDITWRYEKSEAEQLREEGHIQ